Proteins co-encoded in one Chroicocephalus ridibundus chromosome 6, bChrRid1.1, whole genome shotgun sequence genomic window:
- the EIF4EBP2 gene encoding eukaryotic translation initiation factor 4E-binding protein 2 — protein MSSAGGRQPSQSRAIPTRTVALSDAAQLPPDYCTTPGGTLFSTTPGGTRIIYDRKFLLDRRNSPMAQTPPCHLPDIPGVTSPGSAGGGEEPKADANSLNHQEGKPSMGDDAQFEMDI, from the exons ATGTCGTCCGCCGGCGGCCGCCAGCCCAGCCAGAGCCGGGCCATCCCCACCCGCACGGTGGCCCTCAGCGACGCGGCCCAGCTCCCCCCGGACTACtgcaccacccccggcggcaccCTCTTCTCCACCACCCCGGGAG GCACCCGCATCATCTACGACCGCAAGTTCCTGCTGGACCGCCGCAACTCCCCCATGGCCCAGACCCCGCCTTGTCACCTCCCCGATATTCCCGGCGTCACCAGCCCCGGCTcggccggcggcggcgaggagccCAAAGCGGATGCCAACAGCCTGAACCACCAGGAGGGGAAGCCATCCATGG GGGACGACGCTCAGTTCGAGATGGATATCTGA
- the PALD1 gene encoding paladin codes for MMGTTASAAQQAVSASPPESGAPGDGSMEDQRSLSIHSFQTLGLHNSKAKSIITNKVAPVVITYNCREEFQIHDDLLKANYTVGRISEATLEHYLVQGKYFMVRDVYGKLDVLNTTGSCGAPNFRQAKGGYAVFGMGQPSLNGFKLVLQKLQREGHKECVFFCVREEPVVFLRLEGDFVSYTPRGKENLHENLQHLQRGLRAESLEVAIRKEIHDFAQLSESIYYVYNDIERLRDEPHTVRVQCEEDIQVTEEVYRRPVFLLPSYRYHRLPLPAEGAPLEEQFDAFIHFLRESPGLLLRDPGRPPPALLFGCQTGVGRTNLAMAMGTLVLHHHRGATQKPDLPHPPKTSPRDRLRVIQTFIETVPKGQQIVEEVDGAIASCSEMHDMKEAIYEYKKKLEGIGEDYQIQGSSTKEYFLQRTLQSLERYFYLIAFNYYLHEQYPLGFALSFSRWMCRHPELYRLQAEMNWSEFTVTGDLVTKGTRVLVADERFCPDVLSTAKEMSVANFRRVPKMPIYGTAQPSSKTLGSVLRYLMDAKRKHARIVWINLREEAVLEGNEQIYTLREPGHLEELIPVPTASPQQLEKLEATLKGDLLKCQKWLEVYLEAEKQMKLFKSCLTMQEIFSQQKNVCQGLTYRRIPIPDFCAPKEKDFDRLLEAMKSALAEDSRTAFVFNCSSGRGRTTTAMVIAVLTLWHFNGIPEMSEEEIVSVPDAKYTKGEFEVVMKVVQLLPDGHRMKKEVDMALDTVSETMTPMHYHLREIIICTYRQGRSAKDEKETRTLQLRSLQYLERYVYLILFNAYLHLEKKDSWQRPFSLWMREVAAVAGVYEILNQLGFPELESLEGKALRTLRGRWQAQEATSRPFRGDFV; via the exons ATGATGGGTACGACAGCCAGCGCGGCGCAGCAGGCAGTCTCGGCATCCCCCCCGGAGAGTGGGGCGCCGGGCGACGGCAGCATGGAGGACCAGCGCTCCCTCAGCATCCACTCCTTCCAGACCCTGGGGCTCCACAACAGCAAGGCCAAGTCCATCATCACCAACAAAGTGGCGCCCGTGGTCATCAC GTACAACTGCAGGGAGGAGTTTCAGATCCACGATGACCTGCTGAAGGCCAACTACACGGTGGGACGCATCTCTGAGGCCACGCTGGAACACTACCTTGTGCAG GGGAAATATTTCATGGTCAGGGATGTATACGGCAAATTAGACGTCTTGAACACTACCGGCAGCTGTGGTGCTCCCAATTTCCGACAAGCCAAAGGAGGTTATGCTGTCTTCGGCATGGGGCAACCCAGCCTCAACGGCTTCAAGCTCgtgctgcagaagctgcagagagAGGGACACAAG GAGTGCGTCTTCTTCTGCGTCCGCGAGGAGCCCGTGGTCTTCCTGCGGTTGGAGGGGGACTTTGTGTCCTACACCCCTCGGGGCAAGGAGAACCTGCACGAGAACCTCCAGCACctgcagcgggggctgcgggcggagAGCCTGGAGGTGGCCATCCGCAAGGAG ATCCACGACTTCGCCCAGTTGAGCGAGAGCATCTACTACGTCTACAACGACATCGAGCGCTTGCGGGATGAGCCCCACACCGTGCGGGTGCAGTGCGAGGAGGACATCCAGGTGACGGAGGAGGTCTACCGCAGACCcgtcttcctcctgccctcctaCAG GTACCACCGGCTGCCCCTGCCTGCCGAGGGAGCCCCTTTGGAGGAGCAGTTCGACGCTTTCATCCACTTCCTCAGG GAAAGCCCCGGCCTGCTGCTGCGGGACCCCGGCAGACCCCCGCCGGCGCTGCTCTTCGGCTGCCAGACCGGGGTGGGCAGGACCAACCTGGCCATGGCCATGGGCACGCTCGTCCTCCACCACCACCGAGGAGCCACCCAGAAGCCCGA CCTCCCCCACCCGCCTAAAACATCTCCCAGGGACAGGCTTCGGGTCATCCAGACCTTCATCGAGACGGTCCCCAAAGGCCAGCAGATAGTCGAGGAG GTGGACGGTGCCATCGCCTCCTGCTCGGAGATGCATGACATGAAGGAGGCCATCTACGAGTACAAGAAGAAGCTGGAAGGGATTGGGGAGGACTATCAGATCCAG GGGAGCAGCACCAAAGAGTATTTCCTGCAGAGGACTTTGCAGAGCCTCGAACGCTATTTCTACTTGATCGCCTTCAACTACTACCTTCAtgagcag TACCCCCTGGGCTTTGCCCTCAGCTTCAGCAGGTGGATGTGTCGGCACCCCGAGCTCTACCGGCTGCAGGCGGAGATGAACTGGTCGGAGTTCACTGTCACTGGGGACCTCGTCACCAAGGGGACGCGAGTGCTG GTGGCGGATGAGCGCTTCTGCCCGGACGTGCTGAGCACCGCCAAGGAGATGAGCGTGGCCAACTTCCGACGGGTGCCCAAGATGCCCATCTACGGGACAGCGCAGCCCAGCTCCAAG ACCCTGGGGAGTGTCCTGCGGTACCTGATGGACGCCAAGAGGAAGCATGCCCGCATAGTCTGGATCAACCTGCGGGAAGAAGCCGTCCTGGAGGGGAATGAGCAGATCTACACGCTGCGGGAGCCCGGGCACCTGGAGGAGCTGATCCCTGTGCCCACCGCCTCGCCCCAGCAGCTGGAG AAACTAGAGGCTACCCTGAAGGGTGACCTGCTGAAGTGCCAGAAGTGGCTGGAGGTGTACCTGGAGGCGGAGAAGCAGATGAAGCTGTTCAAGAGCTGCCTGACCATGCAGGAGATATTCAGCCAGCAGAAGAACGTCTGCCAGGGGCTGACCTACCGCCGCATCCCCATCCCGGATTTCTGCGCTCCCAAGGAGAAG GATTTTGACCGGCTGCTGGAGGCGATGAAGAGCGCCCTCGCTGAGGACTCGCGGACAGCCTTCGTCTTCAACTGCTCCAGTGGCCGGGGCAGGACCACCACGGCCATGGTCATCGCTGTCCTCACCCTCTGGCACTTCAAC GGCATCCCTGAGATGAGCGAGGAGGAAATCGTGAGTGTGCCTGATGCCAAGTACACCAAAGGGGAGTTCGAG GTGGTGATGAAAGTGGTCCAGCTCCTGCCTGATGGTCACCGGATGAAGAAGGAGGTGGACATGGCCCTGGACACTGTCAGTGAGACCATGACACCCATGCACTACCACCTCCGAGAAATCATCATCTGCACCTACCGGCAG GGGAGGTCGGCCAAGGACGAGAAGGAGACGCGGACGCTGCAGCTGCGGAGCCTGCAGTACCTGGAGCGCTACGTCTACCTGATCCTCTTCAATGCCTACCTGCATCTGGAGAAGAAGGACTCCTGGCAGCGGCCCTTCAGCCTCTGGATGCGCGAG gtggcggcggtggcgggggtcTACGAGATCCTGAACCAGCTGGGTTTCCCGGAGCTGGAGAGCCTGGAGGGCAAAGCCCTGCGCACGCTGCGGGGCCGCTGGCAGGCACAAGAGGCCACCTCCCGCCCTTTCCGTGGGGACTTTGTGTAG